GATATGAGCTTCCCAGTCGCTTCCATCGAAAGGCGTGATCTTCCGGCTCTTGATCGTCTCCGGTTCGAGACACCGGGCGTTCACACTGTAGCCATTCGGGTGGGAGCGCGGGATGTAGAAGGATTTCACCCCGCACACCGAGCAGAAGAAGTGCTGGGCCGTGCCGGTGTTGAAGCGGTAAGTCGTCAGAGCCTCTTCGCCAGAGAGAAGCCTGAAATTCGAACGTGCGACCGTCAGATGGAGGTAGCCAAGGCGGCTGCAGATCGAGCAATTGCACTCATGAAGGTCGAGATTCACCGGCGCCTCGACCTCGAAGCGGACACGGCCGCAATGACAGCCCCCTTCATGGGTCACCAACTCGTTGCTGCTCATCGCGACGACGATCTCTCCTCGTCCGGTTCGTAGAACTCTCCCTCGAGATCGACCAGCTTCTCGTGAATGAACTCGTGCGCATCGCTGATCGCCTGATTGTAGATCGGGGGACCAAGGCGTAGGACGAAGAAATCCAGAATCAATCCGGCCTTGAGATCGCCGAGATCCTCATCGAAGCGATCCGCGAAGAAGCCCTGAACAGCCTCGATGAGCCCGGCCCGTCGTTCGTCGGTGACGTGGACACGCATCATGTCGCGGTAGGCTGCGTGTCATCGCGATGGTCTCGAGGTTGGAAAGCAAAGAGCAGGAAGCCCGCGACGATGACGACATCCGCAAGGTTGAAGATTCCTGTGCGCAGCCCGGGCAAGCCCAGGCTCACGAAATCCGTGACCGCACCACCGCGGAGGATGCGATCGAGCCAATTTGCCAAGCCTCCTCCGGTGATCAAGGCCAACCCTGCGAACGCCGCCGGGGACGCCAGGCCCATGCGGAAGGCCGCGATGCAGACGAGCGCAAGAAGGATGGGAACGCCGCCCACCAGCAGAACGCTCCGCACAGCGGGTGGAAGCTCGGCACCAAGGCTCAGAAAGGCACCCGGGTTTGCAGCGAGTTCGAGGCGCACGACATCTCCGATCAGAGAGATCGGCGCAGTGCCGGAAAGGGCCTCGTGGGCGAGCTGCTTCGTGGCATGGTCGCATCCGACCGAGCCGAGAATCAGAAGCATGAACAAGAGTGAACGGCTTCGTCTCATGGTCTCAAACGATAGCCGGAATCTCGTACAGGGTTTCTTCCGGCCCTCAACCCTCGCGCCAGTTGAGGATATCACCACCCTGTCCGATGAGTGCCGTTCCCGGGAACACCCGAAGCCGCCATGGCTCCAGGCGGAGAGCCGCAAAAGAATCGTCCGTTGGGCGGTTCCAGACCGGAATGATTGCCGGGTCGTATCCTACCGGAGCCGGCGCGTTCTTCAGCAGGTTCCAGGTGCGCGTCCGCGTCTCGTCGTCGAAATGCCAACTCGCCCGGCATTCTGCAACGCATGTGTCTTGGGAAGGCGCCCAGTAGTTCACGGAAACATGTGGGCTGGCCTCCAGGTGCGCACGCTTCGTAGGCGTCGGGCCAGTCGCGATCCAGCCGACGAGCTCTCGTCCAGTCCATTCCCAGATGGGATGCAGTACCCGCGAACGGGGCCGCCCCTGGGAATCGACCGTGGCGGCGCTGCACCAGACGATCTGATGGGCCATTTCCACGAATGCAGGGGCAATCTCGGCAAGTTCGGTCATCGGGTCCTCCTCCGGCGGAAGAATACCAACGCTCAGAGCTGGAACGAACTGTGGCGGATCGGTTTGGCGACACAGAGTGAATACTCCGTGTAGAAGCGCTCTCGTCCCAGCTGCTGGGCCTTCCGATGGCGGGGTTCGTCGCGCCAGGCATGCAGCTCTTCCAGGGTTTCGAATTCGACGATACTGCAGCGCTCCCCATCCTCAGACGAGAAGAACCGGTAGGCCAGGAACCCGGGCATGGCTTTGGCCAGCGTCAGCATCTCCGCAGCGAGTGCCTGGTACTCCGCTTCGTTCTCGGGCCGGATTCTGGATCGAAAGATCGAAACAACCATCGGGCTTCCTTCCTCCTGGGGCTGGGTTCCGCACGATCTGGGCGTTGGACAGGTTAGCGCGGCCGTCCTCTACACTAGGAGCCATGAGTGCCGTCGTCGTAGCGGTGAGTAGCAATCCCACTCACTCGATGCGCAAGCCGAATCGGCCGAGCATTCGGATCGTGGTCGACCTCGGCATCCAGGACGATGCTCATTGCGGAGAGAAGATCCAGCACCGCTCCCGTGTTGCGCGCGATCCCAGCCAGCCCAACCTCCGCCAGGTGCATCTGGTTCACGCGGAGCTGCTCGACGAGCTCCACGAATCCGGATTCGACCTGGCACCAGGCGAGATCGGCGAGAACATCACGACCCGAGGCATCGATCTCCTTTCCCTGCCTCGCGGCACGCTGCTGACGATCGGCGGTGATGCAATCATCGAGATCACGGGCCTTCGCAACCCCTGCCGCCAGCTGAACGGAATCGCACCGGGCCTCATGGCGGCGACCCTCGAAAGCGACGCGGAAGGTCGCCTCATCCGCAAAGCCGGGATCATGGCCATCGTGCGACGCGCCGGGGAGATCACAGCCGGAGATTCGATCGAAGTCGAGCTTCCAGACGGCGAGCCTTGCCACCTCGAGCCGGTCTGATCTACCAGTAACGGATCGGAGTCAGGCCTTGCTCTTCGACGAGCTGGCGCTTGACGGTGGCGTGGTCGTAGCAATCGAGTTCGAGTTGGTTTCCGTACGGATCCTGGAAGTTGTAGGCATAACAAAGATCGAAATCGACGATGGATCCGGTTTCGAGTGGCTTCCCGGACGGTTGGAGAAGCTCGGCCCTCGGGAGGCCACAAGCGAAATCGATAAATGCCTCGGCATCGACCCGGAACGCGACCCCCATCTCCAACTTCCGTGCCGGATGGCCTGGGCTCGCCTGGAAGAGCGCAATGCCGCTCTGTCCGCCGTCTGCAGAAATGTGGAGAGGCCCGCCGTCCACCGCGGCCCATACTGCGTATTCGTCAACCGCCTCGAAGCCCAGCTGTTCCGAGTACCAGCGGGCCGCAACCTCCCGATCGGGAACCACCAGATGCACGTGATCCATGCTGCCCATTGCGAATCGTCCCATGGGCTCGACCCTACCACGAAGGGTCCACGCCGTCTTCGCGAAGAGCCTCCGCCACAGCCTGATGGACGAAGGCCCGCGCCTGATGCTGAGCGTCTTCGGGGAACGCCCCTCTCTCCCGCCTTTCCCTGCGAGCCGAAGCGCGTTCGATCACCGGCGCCCAATCCGGATTCCTGGCAGCGGCGCACGCAGCGGCTCCTCGCTTCGAAGCGCTGCGGCCCTCCGTGCACGTAAGCAGCCCGCGACAAGCCGTGAGCACGAGGTAGGCAAGGTCCGCAGGATCCTTCGCCGCGTCCGCACGTCTCGGCAGCTCTCGCAGATGGATGCGAACCGCCGCCACGTAGTCCTTCAGACCCATGGAGGCGATGAACGTCGCCGCGGGCGGCCCCAGCAAGGTGACACCATGCTCTCGGACCGCGTACCAGTTCATGCGCCAACCGGGGCTCGTACGCGTTCGATGAAGTGGCTCGCCGCGGCTGATCACCACGAGGTCGCTCTCCCGTTCCATGCACATGCGAAGCGCATCTATGGATAGATAGGATGCGTCGATCCGATCTCGCCAGGCAGGGTTTCGCTGGCCGAATGCGTCGTGCATCTCGCGCAAGGCCGAGAGCTGAGAGTCGGAGATGTCCGATGCGGTCGTGACCAGCAGATCGAGATCACTGATCTCCGAATCGAAATCCCCCGCAACCAGGGATCCAAAGACATGCACGGCGAACAACTGTTCACCCAATGTCATGCGATGTTCTTCGACGAGCTCCCGGAGGAGGTCCGTCATCTCCTGGGAGAACGAACCCGGCTCTTGCCATTCGCTCATGCATCGCTCCCCGCATCCAGTTGGCGTAGCATCCGCTTGCAAGTGATCCGAAGCCTCGACAACTCGGCCACTACTTCCGCTTGACCTTGAAGGCCCCCTGGAGCCGGACACCGATCAAGCAAGCCGCTTCCGGAGGCGGCCGGCGTTCGAACCGGTGAGCGTCCAGGGCCTGAAGCACGGACTCGACGGACTCCCGGTTCGGACCGGACAGGACGCATGAATCACGGACCGAGCCATCCCGTGCCAGGACGAAAACGGCTCGAACCTCTTCCATCGTCCAGGCATCGTCGGGCGGCTCCCACTCGTTCAGGACCGACTCGCGAAGGTCCTGAATCCAAGGCTCGACCGCTGGCGAACCGGCGCAAGATCCCACGCCCGGCATGGCATCGAGTTGCAACGGCGGCCGTTCGAACGCCGGACACATGAGCTCGGACGGGATGGAAGGCGAGGCACATCCCACCAGAGCCGGCAGCACCAGAAAGACAGCAATGACGTTTCCCATGAATGCCATGGACATGTCTAGTCGGCTTCTGTGGGTGTCAGACGCACAGCGAGGGAACCCGACGTATCGACGAGCAGGCCTACCCAAGCATCGCGAAGGCCGTATTTCTGACGAAGCAGGCCCCTGATCTTGTCATGGCCATCCGGACTGTCCACGGGCTCCGCTTTGAAGCGCCCCGACCGGTCGGCGGAGGAAAACGTGAGCGTTGGATCGATCAGGATGTCCTGATACCAGGGATTGGTCGGAGTACCCGCCTCGAGCCAGAGCTCTCCCTCCGGCTCGACAAACCAGACATGGGTGGAACGCAGGCTCCCATCCGATGCGCGCGTCTCGATCACGGCGACTCCGCTCGATTCGAGCGCCCACCATGTCACGAGAGCTGCGGCCCCGAGCAGCAAAAGGATCCCCAACGCCACGGACTTCAAAGAAAGCCCCGTCTCCTCTACCTAACCAGCGTTTTCAAGGAGGGATTCGAACGCCGATCTGGGCCTCGCCCCTGTCAACTGCCCGCGCACCGTGCCTCCCGAGAAGAGCAACACGGTGGGCATCGCTCGGATTCCGAAACGGGAACTCGTCATGACGTTTTCTGCGGCATGCAATTTGACCACTTTCAACTTCCCGGCGCGCTCCTCGGCGAGTTCCCGCAGAATGGGGGAAATCTGACGGCACGCCGGGCAGTGGTCGCCCCAGAAATCCACCAGCACCGGGGTTTCGCTCTTCAGCACTTCGGCCTCGAAGGATTCATCGGTGATATCGAAGATCTCTGCCATGTCTCGTTCCTCGTCGATCGGGGTTTGGTTCCTGGACCCTACCAGATGCGATCGCTACCGAGACCAGGCCGGAAAACGTGATCCTAGAGGGTCAGCAGGTATCGAAGTGTCCCATCCTCACCTGGCCCCGCCTGATCGAATCCCAGGCCTTCTGCCAGCCGCACCGAGCGAACATTCTCGGGAAGGATGAAGGCTTCGACGGTTCGAGTTCCCTCCGTCTCCGCCCAGCCAAGCGCAAGGTGCGAAGCCTCGGCCGCCAGGCCCTTGCCCCAATGTCGCGGAACGAAATGATATGCGTACTCAGCACATGCGCCGAGGGCATTGAAGCCAACGGCACCGAGGAACTCTGCCCGGTCGTGACTGAGCACCGCCCATCGAAATCCGGTTCCGGCCTTGCCGCGATCGATCCAGAAGCGAAGCAACCGATTGCTCTCGGATAGGGAAGTCACGGGCATGGAAATCGCCTTGCCTTCGGCATCGACGCATTCCCCCGAGTACGCGCAGACCTCCGGGTGGCTCCAGAGTTCGAAGTTTCCTGCAGCGTGGGACGGAGAGAGAGGCTCCAGCGTCAGCCGCTGTCCTCGAAGGATCGGAACTCGCAAGCCGGGCACCTTCCCCTGGTCCTCGACCGGCGGAGCCCATCCGACAGGCCGCCTATTTGGCGCCGTCGATCGGAAGCCCCGCCTCTTTCCATGCTGCGAGCCCGCCCTCGAGGTGCAACACCTTCTCGTAGCCCGCGGCGCGAAGCGCAGTTTCGCCCTTTCGGGCGCGCGGACCCACCATGCAATACAAGGCGACACCGTGAGGCGCGTCGACTTCGCCGATCCGCGTTGCCACTTCGTCGAAGGGGATGTTCACCGCGCCCGGAATATGGCCGGCCGCGTACTCCTCCGCAGTTCGCACGT
This region of bacterium genomic DNA includes:
- a CDS encoding GFA family protein, with protein sequence MSSNELVTHEGGCHCGRVRFEVEAPVNLDLHECNCSICSRLGYLHLTVARSNFRLLSGEEALTTYRFNTGTAQHFFCSVCGVKSFYIPRSHPNGYSVNARCLEPETIKSRKITPFDGSDWEAHIEELPSLES
- a CDS encoding DUF2164 domain-containing protein, whose protein sequence is MRVHVTDERRAGLIEAVQGFFADRFDEDLGDLKAGLILDFFVLRLGPPIYNQAISDAHEFIHEKLVDLEGEFYEPDEERSSSR
- a CDS encoding signal peptidase II, which translates into the protein MRRSRSLLFMLLILGSVGCDHATKQLAHEALSGTAPISLIGDVVRLELAANPGAFLSLGAELPPAVRSVLLVGGVPILLALVCIAAFRMGLASPAAFAGLALITGGGLANWLDRILRGGAVTDFVSLGLPGLRTGIFNLADVVIVAGFLLFAFQPRDHRDDTQPTAT
- a CDS encoding pyridoxamine 5'-phosphate oxidase family protein: MTELAEIAPAFVEMAHQIVWCSAATVDSQGRPRSRVLHPIWEWTGRELVGWIATGPTPTKRAHLEASPHVSVNYWAPSQDTCVAECRASWHFDDETRTRTWNLLKNAPAPVGYDPAIIPVWNRPTDDSFAALRLEPWRLRVFPGTALIGQGGDILNWREG
- a CDS encoding antibiotic biosynthesis monooxygenase, with the translated sequence MVVSIFRSRIRPENEAEYQALAAEMLTLAKAMPGFLAYRFFSSEDGERCSIVEFETLEELHAWRDEPRHRKAQQLGRERFYTEYSLCVAKPIRHSSFQL
- a CDS encoding MOSC domain-containing protein; translated protein: MSAVVVAVSSNPTHSMRKPNRPSIRIVVDLGIQDDAHCGEKIQHRSRVARDPSQPNLRQVHLVHAELLDELHESGFDLAPGEIGENITTRGIDLLSLPRGTLLTIGGDAIIEITGLRNPCRQLNGIAPGLMAATLESDAEGRLIRKAGIMAIVRRAGEITAGDSIEVELPDGEPCHLEPV
- a CDS encoding VOC family protein, whose amino-acid sequence is MGRFAMGSMDHVHLVVPDREVAARWYSEQLGFEAVDEYAVWAAVDGGPLHISADGGQSGIALFQASPGHPARKLEMGVAFRVDAEAFIDFACGLPRAELLQPSGKPLETGSIVDFDLCYAYNFQDPYGNQLELDCYDHATVKRQLVEEQGLTPIRYW
- a CDS encoding DUF4111 domain-containing protein, encoding MSEWQEPGSFSQEMTDLLRELVEEHRMTLGEQLFAVHVFGSLVAGDFDSEISDLDLLVTTASDISDSQLSALREMHDAFGQRNPAWRDRIDASYLSIDALRMCMERESDLVVISRGEPLHRTRTSPGWRMNWYAVREHGVTLLGPPAATFIASMGLKDYVAAVRIHLRELPRRADAAKDPADLAYLVLTACRGLLTCTEGRSASKRGAAACAAARNPDWAPVIERASARRERRERGAFPEDAQHQARAFVHQAVAEALREDGVDPSW
- a CDS encoding thioredoxin fold domain-containing protein, encoding MAEIFDITDESFEAEVLKSETPVLVDFWGDHCPACRQISPILRELAEERAGKLKVVKLHAAENVMTSSRFGIRAMPTVLLFSGGTVRGQLTGARPRSAFESLLENAG
- a CDS encoding GNAT family N-acetyltransferase — translated: MRVPILRGQRLTLEPLSPSHAAGNFELWSHPEVCAYSGECVDAEGKAISMPVTSLSESNRLLRFWIDRGKAGTGFRWAVLSHDRAEFLGAVGFNALGACAEYAYHFVPRHWGKGLAAEASHLALGWAETEGTRTVEAFILPENVRSVRLAEGLGFDQAGPGEDGTLRYLLTL
- a CDS encoding rhodanese-like domain-containing protein; its protein translation is MKRLIPFMALALLLVAPAIAEDAGLAPSITAGELHDRREAGTAPVTIDVRTAEEYAAGHIPGAVNIPFDEVATRIGEVDAPHGVALYCMVGPRARKGETALRAAGYEKVLHLEGGLAAWKEAGLPIDGAK